In Beijerinckiaceae bacterium, the sequence TAAAGACGTTAACCCGCCTGCCGATCCAAAATGACAAGCACGACCTCTGCAAGCAAATGACGGTGAAGAAAATTGCGTGAAGCTCTGGCTGCAGCCGATCATGATTTCGTTTTGGCCGAACCGAACTCGAAACTGAAGCGAGTTCGGGACCGGCTGTTGTCCGGCCGTAAACTGCGGGGCTCGAAGCGCACCGCGCGGCGCGGTCGGCGCTATGTCACCCTTCTTGCCATAGGCTTCTTCTTGTCGGTGACGATGGCGATCCTCTTCAACGCGCTTGTGTGGCAAAAGTCTCGTCATCCGGCGCCGCTCTTCGCGCGGCCCTCCATGACGGGCCATCCCAAGGAGCCCGCGATCGCGGAGGCGATACCGGCTCCTGCGCCCCGGCCGCAGCCCGCGCCGCTTCAAGTGCACGACAAGCCCGTCGAAAGGCAGCCCTCCCAAAAGCTGCCGGCCGAGAAGGTCTTGCCCGAGAAGCCGCTTTCAGAAAAACCCGCGGCCGCACATCCGCAACATCCGTCCGCCAATGTCCCTCCGCCCAATCCGCACGATGAGATTTCCGATTTGATCAAGGCGCCGGATACGCCTTCCGTCCGTCCGTCCGCCCCGATCTCGACACCCGCGCCCGCGGTGCCCCGCAAGACAATTATCGCGGCGCAACGCGCCTTGATCAAATTGGGGTTTGTCTTAACCCCCGACGGGGTCGAGGGGGCCACGATGCGACGCGCCATCGAACGTTTCGAGCGAGATCGGGGTCTTCCCGTGCATGGGAAACTCACACCAGCCATTCTGAAGAGGCTCCGGGCCGAAGCTGGCATTTAGCCGAATTGAAATGGGCAATCCTCTTCAAACGGCCAAGCCTTAGTAGGGCCGACAGCATGTCCGCATTTGATCCAAAACAATGCAGGGCGTATTGCCGCCCTTTAATCCCATCCCCAACTTAGAGTCTGGTGCGACCGATGGCTTGACATAAGTCGAGTTCTCATGCGCCAGGGATTGAGAGGATATCAGGATGGGTACGAGACTGTGCTTATCATCCTTACCGGGCTTTGCCGTGATGATCGGAGCATTGTCTGGTTGCGGAGGCGATTCCACCACGCCCGCCCGCATTCAGTATCATCAGGTCGGTTTGTGTAACGTCTACACGACGCCAGGCGGTGAGAGACCGACCAAGCCGAATGAAGTCTATGTCGTCTACAAAATCGAGGAATTGGACAATTTGAAGCGCAGTGCGGTTTTCACGTTCCTTCCAAACCGCTTTTACGTCGACCAGACCACGGCCAAACAACAGGCCGAGATGAAGCAAAAGGAATTCGTCGGGAACAAACCCATGGGGACACCCGATTGGTTCAATAAGCGTAATCTTCGCCGCTTTGCCGCAGCGGATACCAGTTTCGCACAGGCGATGGGCACGCCTGCGGTTGTTCCAGCGGTGATCCCCAGCGGCGGGAAACTCGTGGTGAATGGCTTTACCGTGGTGCCGATCGGCGTGCCGGAGGAGACTGGAGCGGGTGAGGTTGATAAGACCTTTTACGCTCTTTCCTATGATGCTTTGGAAGGCGACGGGGAGTCCATCCCGGCCGATCCGCCCATTGTCCTGACCAATACCAATCCCGCCCAAACCACATGGCCTCATCCGGATAATTGCCAAGCATTGACGCCGGAGAAGCTTGCCTCGTAGCCAGATCCTATTTGGATCTGCCTCCCAGAATCCCGCGCAAAATGGCTTGGCCGATCCGCGTCCCGGCCGCACGCGCGGCCGATTGAACCGCAGAGCGAAGTGCGATTTCGCCTGTCGACATGTGTTGGCGGCCTCCACTCGATGTTTTACCAAACAGTTGGCCGAACGCGCCCGTAATGGAGCCGAGCAAGCCGCCCTCCGAACCGGCTGCGGAAGTGCCGGGATCAGGCTTTCCCTTTGCGGCTTCGTCGCGGAGAACCTCGAAAGCGGAATGGGGGTCGATCGTTGTGTCATACTTGCCGAGAAGTCCGCTTTTTTGAATGAGCTGCTGGCGCTCCTCGGGCGTGATCGGACCGACCCGCGCGGTCGGCGGAGCAATCAGGCTGCGGGCCACGATGGTGGGGTTTCCCTTGGCGTCCAGCATCGAGACGAGCGCTTCGCCTACCGCTAGCTGGGTGATCGCGGTCTGAGTATCGAGGGCCGGATTTTGACGGAAGGTGTCCGCCGCCGCTTTCACCATTTTTTGGTCTCTCGGCGTGAAGGCGCGCAGGGCGTGCTGCACCCGATTGCCGAGCTGCCCCAAAACCGTCTCCGAAACGTCGGTTGGATTCTGGGTGACGAAGTAAACTCCGACCGCCTTTGAGCGAATAAGCCGCACGACCTGTTCGATCGCGCTTAAAAGATTTTTTGGCGCATTGTCGAAGAGGAGATGGGCTTCATCGAAAAAGAAAACCAGTTTCGGTTTTTCCAAGTCTCCGACTTCAGGCAATTTTTCGAACAATTCGGAGAGCATCCACAACAGGAAGATTGCGTAGAGGCGCGGCGTCTGCATCAATTTTTCGGCGCTTAGAAGATTGACGATGCCGCGCCCATCCGGGCTCGTGCGGAGAAAATCATTGATATCGAGCGCCGGCTCGCCGAAAAAATTGGCCGCACCCTGATTTTCGAGAACCAGCAGCCGCCTCTGAATTGTGCCGATCGTCGATGGTGCGACATTCCCGTAATGGGCGGTCAGCTCGGACGCGTTGGCACTCAAATGCTGCAGAAGCGCCCGAAGATCTTTGAGATCGATGAGCAGGAGACCTTCTTCGTCGGCGAGCTTGAATGCGATGTTGAGCACGCCTTCCTGAACGTCATTCAGCTCCAGCAGCCGGGAGAGAAGCAAGGGTCCCATATCCGAGATCGTGGCCCTGACCGGGTGTCCGGTTTGTCCGGCGAGATCCCAGAACGCGACCGGAAAATCGTCGGGCTCATAGGAAATCCCGATATCCTTCGCTCTTTGGACGAAGTGAGGTTTCGAATCGCCCGGCAGGCCTATTCCGGCGAGATCGCCCTTGATATCGGCGGCGAACACCGCGGTGCCGGCGCGCGAAAAACCTTCGGCGAGAACTTGCAGGCTCACGGTCTTCCCGGTGCCGGTCGCGCCCGCGATGAGTCCATGCCGGTTGCCGAGAGCCAAGTCTAAATATTGATATGTATCGCCCTTGCCGACGAGAATGCGGCCAGGCACGTGCAGGGGATCGTCAGCCATGGGATTTCCTCAAACTGGCGGCGGTGCGCTTTCATCGCGGCGCATCATACGTATCCATGATGAGATAATGTACATTCGTTCACGAGCGAATCCTGGTCCGCCTGAGCGTCGCTTGATTTTCGCCAAAGTTGGATGCCAAGTGCAAATACGTTGCTAGTTTCGATAGAGTTTCAAGTTCAAGCAAGGTTTTAAATGGAAGATCTCATCGCCCGTGTTGCGGCCGCAGCCAGCATTGAACCCGAAACTGCACGGAAAGCCGTCGGTTTTATCCTAGCCTTCCTTCGCAAGGAGGGGCCGAAAGAAGAAGTGGATGCCTTGTTCGCAGCGGTTCCGGGCTCGGCCGAATTGGCAGATGCGGCGGCTGCGGAGGCAGGCGATGGCGGCATGCTCGGCAGCTTGATGGGCGCCATGGGCGGCGGCCTGATGGGCCTAGCCGGTCGGCTGACCGGTCTTGGCCTTGGCATGAGCGAAATGCAGACCATCGGACGGCAGGTGTTTGCCTTTGCGCGCGAGAAG encodes:
- a CDS encoding ATPase — its product is MADDPLHVPGRILVGKGDTYQYLDLALGNRHGLIAGATGTGKTVSLQVLAEGFSRAGTAVFAADIKGDLAGIGLPGDSKPHFVQRAKDIGISYEPDDFPVAFWDLAGQTGHPVRATISDMGPLLLSRLLELNDVQEGVLNIAFKLADEEGLLLIDLKDLRALLQHLSANASELTAHYGNVAPSTIGTIQRRLLVLENQGAANFFGEPALDINDFLRTSPDGRGIVNLLSAEKLMQTPRLYAIFLLWMLSELFEKLPEVGDLEKPKLVFFFDEAHLLFDNAPKNLLSAIEQVVRLIRSKAVGVYFVTQNPTDVSETVLGQLGNRVQHALRAFTPRDQKMVKAAADTFRQNPALDTQTAITQLAVGEALVSMLDAKGNPTIVARSLIAPPTARVGPITPEERQQLIQKSGLLGKYDTTIDPHSAFEVLRDEAAKGKPDPGTSAAGSEGGLLGSITGAFGQLFGKTSSGGRQHMSTGEIALRSAVQSAARAAGTRIGQAILRGILGGRSK